In Streptomyces sp. NBC_00091, the following proteins share a genomic window:
- a CDS encoding antibiotic biosynthesis monooxygenase: MAITDTSEHTVPADNGEVNLLIARQVEPGHEETFEAWAHGILETAAAFPGHLGYGLFRPAAEGGPWFLVHRFRDQAAFQRWQDSPERAQWFSNCLGHHHTEIARRELHGMETWFAKPGTTRPAPPRWKMAISSGLAIFPISLAGNALLGPYLVDLHFVVRTAAFAVVFSTLMTYVAMPAVSRLLRPWLTRG; this comes from the coding sequence ATGGCCATCACCGACACGTCCGAGCACACCGTCCCCGCCGACAACGGGGAGGTCAACCTCCTCATCGCCCGGCAGGTGGAGCCGGGCCACGAGGAGACGTTCGAGGCCTGGGCCCACGGGATCCTGGAGACGGCCGCCGCGTTCCCGGGGCACCTCGGCTACGGGCTGTTCCGCCCGGCCGCCGAGGGCGGGCCGTGGTTCCTGGTGCACCGCTTCCGCGACCAGGCGGCCTTCCAGCGCTGGCAGGACTCCCCCGAGCGGGCCCAGTGGTTCTCGAACTGCCTGGGCCACCACCACACCGAGATAGCCCGGCGCGAACTGCACGGCATGGAGACCTGGTTCGCCAAGCCGGGTACGACCCGGCCCGCGCCGCCGCGCTGGAAGATGGCGATCAGCTCGGGGCTGGCCATCTTCCCGATCTCGCTGGCGGGCAACGCGCTGCTCGGGCCGTACCTGGTGGACCTGCACTTCGTGGTGCGGACGGCCGCCTTCGCCGTCGTCTTCAGCACCCTGATGACCTACGTGGCCATGCCCGCCGTCAGCAGGCTGCTGCGGCCATGGCTCACGCGTGGCTAG
- a CDS encoding long-chain fatty acid--CoA ligase, which translates to MLSTMQDVPLLISRILTHGSTIHGKSQVTTWTGEAEPHRRSFAEIGARSAQLAHALRDELGVRESDAIATLMWNNAEHVEAYFAIPSMGAVLHTLNLRLPPEQLVFIVNHAVDRVVLVNGSLLPLLAPLLPHLPTVEHVVVAGVGDRSALDGLGVRVHEYEELLEGRSEHYDWPELDERRAAAMCYTSGTTGDPKGVVYSHRSIYLHSMQVNMTESMGLTDRDTSLVVVPQFHVNAWGLPHATFMTGINMLMPDRFLQPAPLAEMIEREKPTHAAAVPTIWQGLLAEVTAKPRDLTSMKQVTIGGAACPPSLMEAYDKLGVRLCHAWGMTETSPLGTMAHPPAGLSAEEEWPYRVTQGRFPAGVEARLVGPGGDHLAWDGESAGELEVRGNWIASSYYGGADGEPVRPEDKFSADGWLKTGDVGVISPDGFLTLTDRAKDVIKSGGEWISSVELENALMAHPEVAEAAVVAVPDEKWGERPLATVVLKEGATVDYAGLRAFLARSIAKWQLPERWTAVAAVPKTSVGKFDKKVIRKQYADGELDVITLG; encoded by the coding sequence GTGCTTAGCACGATGCAGGATGTCCCGCTCCTGATCTCACGGATCCTGACCCACGGGTCGACGATTCATGGAAAGTCCCAGGTCACGACCTGGACGGGCGAGGCCGAGCCACACCGGCGCAGCTTCGCGGAGATCGGCGCCCGCTCTGCTCAGCTTGCACATGCCCTGCGCGACGAACTCGGGGTCCGGGAGTCGGATGCCATAGCGACTCTGATGTGGAACAACGCCGAACACGTCGAGGCGTACTTCGCGATCCCCTCCATGGGCGCGGTCCTGCACACGCTCAACCTGCGGCTGCCCCCCGAGCAGCTGGTCTTCATCGTCAACCACGCCGTCGACCGGGTCGTGCTGGTCAACGGCTCCCTGCTGCCGCTGCTGGCCCCGCTGCTGCCGCACCTGCCCACCGTCGAGCACGTCGTGGTCGCCGGCGTCGGTGACCGCTCCGCCCTCGACGGCCTCGGCGTACGCGTGCACGAGTACGAGGAGCTCCTCGAAGGCCGCTCCGAGCACTACGACTGGCCCGAGCTGGACGAGCGCCGGGCCGCGGCCATGTGCTACACCTCCGGCACCACCGGGGACCCCAAGGGAGTCGTCTACTCCCACCGGTCCATCTACCTGCACTCCATGCAGGTCAACATGACCGAGTCGATGGGCCTCACCGACCGGGACACCTCGCTGGTCGTCGTCCCCCAGTTCCACGTGAACGCCTGGGGCCTGCCCCACGCCACCTTCATGACCGGTATCAACATGCTGATGCCGGACCGGTTCCTCCAGCCCGCCCCGCTCGCCGAGATGATCGAGCGGGAGAAGCCCACGCACGCCGCGGCCGTCCCCACCATCTGGCAGGGGCTGCTCGCCGAGGTCACCGCCAAACCCCGCGACCTGACCTCGATGAAGCAGGTCACCATCGGCGGCGCGGCCTGTCCGCCCTCCCTGATGGAGGCCTACGACAAGCTCGGCGTCCGGCTCTGCCACGCGTGGGGCATGACGGAGACCTCCCCGCTGGGCACCATGGCCCACCCGCCGGCCGGGCTGAGCGCCGAGGAGGAGTGGCCGTACCGGGTCACCCAGGGCCGCTTCCCGGCGGGCGTCGAGGCCCGCCTGGTCGGTCCCGGCGGCGACCACCTGGCGTGGGACGGCGAGTCCGCGGGCGAGCTGGAGGTCCGCGGCAACTGGATCGCGAGCTCCTACTACGGCGGCGCGGACGGTGAACCCGTCCGCCCCGAGGACAAGTTCAGCGCGGACGGCTGGCTCAAGACCGGGGACGTCGGCGTGATCAGCCCCGACGGCTTCCTCACCCTCACCGACCGGGCCAAGGACGTCATCAAGTCCGGCGGAGAGTGGATCTCCAGCGTCGAGCTGGAGAACGCCCTGATGGCCCACCCCGAGGTGGCCGAGGCGGCGGTCGTCGCCGTCCCGGACGAGAAGTGGGGCGAGCGCCCGCTGGCCACGGTCGTCCTCAAGGAGGGCGCCACGGTGGACTACGCCGGACTGCGCGCGTTCCTCGCCCGGTCGATCGCCAAGTGGCAGCTGCCGGAGCGCTGGACGGCCGTCGCGGCCGTGCCGAAGACCAGCGTCGGCAAGTTCGACAAGAAGGTGATCCGCAAGCAGTACGCCGACGGCGAGCTGGACGTCATCACGCTCGGCTAG